Proteins from a single region of Bactrocera neohumeralis isolate Rockhampton unplaced genomic scaffold, APGP_CSIRO_Bneo_wtdbg2-racon-allhic-juicebox.fasta_v2 cluster10, whole genome shotgun sequence:
- the LOC126765357 gene encoding uncharacterized protein LOC126765357, producing MNIIVKIKMEKDKKLRQKRLRLKPSHRWTESQSLQLLQAVSDAIKDSPESFEKPTSQRFYEKLQQNTPALQSVLCVAMKSKMRYLKALYVAAAAWKNKTGSGLLANGDESSVSAHVNKICPNFDLLEVIFGQRKNVNPGVIFESTDSIEVLTDSPCADSSLNDTIDSYDLCALDALWSEIQIFWHKLEGVVLGN from the exons ATGAATATTATTGTcaaaattaaaatggaaaag gATAAAAAGTTAAGGCAAAAGCGCCTACGGCTGAAACCGTCCCATCGCTGGACAGAGTCGCAGTCCCTGCAGCTGTTGCAAGCAGTATCCGACGCAATTAAAGATAGTCCAGAATCTTTTGAG AAACCGACCTCCCAAAGGTTTTACGAAAAATTGCAGCAAAATACACCGGCACTTCAATCTGTCCTTTGCGTAGCTATGAAAAGCAAAATGAGGTATCTCAAAGCGTTGTACGTTGCCGCGGCAGCCTGGAAAAACAAAACTGGGTCTGGACTACTCGCTAATGGTGACGAGTCAAGCGTATCAGCGCATGTCAACAAAATTTGTCCCAACTTTGACTTACTGGAAGTTATCTTCGGGCAACGCAAAAATGTAAATCCCGGAGTAATTTTTGAAAGCACTGACAGCATTGAAGTACTGACTGATTCCCCTTGTGCTGATAGTTCGTTAAACGATACCATCGATTCCTACGACTTGTGTGCGCTCGATGCACTGTGgtctgaaattcaaattttttggcataaattagAAGGAGTGGTACTAGGCAATTGA